In Plasmodium relictum strain SGS1 genome assembly, chromosome: 7, the genomic stretch AAATATCTTTAATCATtctgaatattttttatttattaaatactaTATTTTGcatgtaataaaaattcagaagattacataaaaaaatatatataaattctattaacttttttgttttgtttcaATGCATTAATAAtagaatttaaatttaaatattataggagcatatttatcattataaAGTTTAATATAAACGAACAACAAGCATTTTTATCAATAACAgtacatttaaaatattattaagattttaaatatttctttagtAGAAATATTAAGTGCCTATTTATACTAGCATGTATTAATGCAAAAAATCACTTATACCATTAAGGAATAATTGCTAAATATGGAAGATATTTAAACAAAACAGTACGTGTTCTAGACCAAGCATATCATACTTAGGTATGTTTATGAAAGGTAAAATTCTCATCagtatttataaaagtatataacaatgattatatataattttatacttcaacttataaaaaatcatatattttgattcttaatatatttttatcaacattaatttttcattgcCAATTATATACATCTGTTGATCTATATTTgcaacctttttttttttttttatatataatttacattattaaaaaaaaattccataataaaaaaatatcaaaattgaaaatatctatttttatttaatcataaatgaatttttataataaaaaaaaaaattaatctttaagaaaaaagaaaaattttagtgttatccataaaaaataaacaaatttttcttaattagaattttctctcttttttaccatttctaaaaaaaataattgatgTAAACTAAATGTATAtccaaaatatattaatgaaaatcttaaatataaaaaacaatgCAATTAAAACTTTCATCTTCAATAAGTATATTGGTATTTTTATTCcttacatttttttcttatctaAAAAAGTACCAGAAACCTCCATAGAAAATTGAAAACTTCTAATAACTTCTTTGTAActatgtaaaataaataattccaTTTTAAACacttttgtaaatttttttttgaacaacaatgaaaagaaatatttctATACATTTGTTTGATGCTTTGaaacatttttttacaagtatattaattatttattataatattttttattatttttgttaaaaatattctattttCATTCAAGGCactatttcttattttccctgaacttttataatatacTAGAATAAACTATTAAATATCTATAATACCTTTAAAAAGTAAACATTTAGATATAATATAGAGATAtagaagaatataaaaaatatttgatgACAATGTttgaaaatttagaaaatatttgTAGAATTCTGTATATACAGTTGCATCATCTAAGTTACATTTCTATAAgaagaataattatttttgattccaccaaaaaatattatactaTTCTCAGGTATTTTTAAGGTAATATAACCAATCTTTTTGCAAAGagtattttttgttaattctTATTATTTGACTTTTTATAAATGCTATAAAGAGtatattttatgaatataagCATTTCTtctgaaataaaatttttttagaaaaaataattcgaAAACTTTTCGACATtatcaaatatattatttttttctttttttaaaaatttatttgtacatgatttaaataaccaattttattattgtaacttatgaatattatttcatggataaatactaaaaaatattaataatttgttgaaaatttcaaaaaaaatttcaaaagtCTTTAAGGCATATTCTTATCATATGTACTGTCGTAGTAACTTACTAATACTTCCTTATATTATACTTAAGGCACtataaatgttttaaaattcCCTAAATTGTGTGAATTCTACTGTTAGAATTATAATTAtctacaattttttttgtatatatttccAACTTTATTCTCCTTTTATCTTCAAGTTGTTTGTcttctttataaaaaaatgtatatttcaCCCTATACTTTGGAGTTTACATACTTAAgtcttttatttaaatattgacttaatttgaattttaaaaaatttatattttaacaaGACTTGCATACCTTggtaattatattttactcGTCCAACGTTAAAGAATCCATGtagttaaatatattattaatatatatgaatagctggttaataaaagtatgTATTAACCTTTTTGCAAGTTTAATACGCATACTAATAGAGATGTCTTAGacaaatgaaaattaaaaattcattaaaggtaaattgttttaataaatttgagGATGTAGCAAATtgaaaatacatttttttttattacacgcttatatttatttcttttattttaatttttcctataattatttaataatttttataaaaatatttgttataatttttatataagtataCATTTTATAAGGAATAATATACATAGTAAAAATTTCAATAACCAAAGAAGATATAGATAGTATTGATGAAACAAAGAAACACTCcaaacataaataaaaatacctagatatttaatgaaatattagaAGAGAAAATATTTAAGTACATTATATTTTGTGTTTATACACAATatgtttattataatttatatataaattacgTGTTAATTCttatacattaaaaattaattaaacatttaatttatttttaattaaaattccAAGTAAAAAAGAGTTAATAAAACTCAATTAAAATGAGTAGATTTATCTACgttctctttattaatttgttttctCAATAATCTAGAAAAGCCGTTGAAcggaaaattaataaataaaaacacaACTTTTTAATAACTTGCATGAATtaaacttttatatataatctctttcattatattaaaatttcaaaaCGGTAAAAAAAATCCTTTATTGATCATGTAATGATCTAGTAATCCAATCAACCAAATTATTTTAAGCTTCGTCaatattttcaaattataaattaaattcagATAATCTCAACTTTCATCTATATAATTTTCCAGTGTTAATAGAATATATTCCTATAATATCTTTACAATATGTTATAATGAACATTTTaaactcatttatataattgtCAAATGTTTTACAAGCTATAACTATCGAAAATAgttctttttctattatgCTTCATTTTCTTTGAACATCACTCGATTTTCTTGATGTATTATGGATAAATATTGTCTAACTAATATCATCATCTATTTGAGTTATTATGGATCCTTTAGCATAATATAATGCGCCTATATAGATAATTTAATGTTTTTCAGCTTCAGgaaaagataataatttcAGCAATTTCCCCTTTTACTTGTTCAAATATTTGAAATGATTCTTCATTCCAAATAAACTTCTTTTTAGTTAATAAGGAAGCTAACTTAGAAGTTCGTTTTATCAAgttctttatataatttctcCAATAATTAacattttctaaaaattatCCTAACTATTTCTTGTACTTAGATCTTTCTGTTTCAATAATGGTTTTCATTTTATCTAATGAGGGTCTAATTCCTCTGTGGTCTATTATTTGTCCTTGATAAAttatagaatttttaaaaaactctcatttttttatctgTATTCCTTAACTATTATCACCAAGAAATTTGCATATTTctcttaatattttaaaaggtTCAACTATTGTTTTCATAAAAGTAATGATGACATCAATATTTACAAATAAGTACTTTTGTTGAATTAGTtccataaaaatattttccaaTTGTCTTTGAAACTACATAATACcagtttttaatataaatggaAATACATTAAATACAAAATTTCCAGAATGAATTACTGCAAATCCATTATGGCGTATTTACTACTTTTATCTAATTTGATGCTCCAAAATCCCCATTTAAGATCTACCTTTGCAAACCACTAGtaacataaaatttttgaaatatgtttcatacataataaaacatataagGAATATAATACATACTTATTTAAATACCTATAATATATTGATATTCTCCACTTACCATCTTTTTCTCGAATTAATAGAATAGATAATACCCATTGAACATTACTTACTCATGGTAAATAAAAGATTTTATTTACCTTTTCGagattttaaaataatgaaaatatgacATATAAAAGTTATTTCAAGCagcatattaaaaaaaatacatgcACAGAAATATACATAAGAagatatatacaaaaaattttcGTTTAGAGATATagatataaagaaaatgaatatcaataaaataataaaataaaataaaataaaataaaataaaataaaataaagattatttttttttttttaaattaatgcatgcattttatttgttttattttataacaaCATATATCTCTCAACAAAAACACACCTATAAATGTATTCCTTTATATgagaaaattaattttatgaaGAATTCTCAAATTTTAGAGAGATTCTTTATTTTTggtaaataaacaaatatttataatagatTAAGAAtagttataataaaaactgttaaaaactatatttaaaagtgaaataaataaaagaatgtTATTTATCTTATATCATATTGAtgattatttaaagaattgATTTTATTAGTTGAAGCTCAATAACATATCTAAAGCAATGAAcaaagaaattaataaatagcatgcaaaaatatttctaccaatttttattattaaaattattttatatatactacTAATACatgaattttataaatgtattttacCTAAATGATCAATTATTGTTTCAGAgacatttatttattttaataaatgatcacttctatttttattaaaaatttaaatcctCATTAAggttattatataaaataattattacaaACAAATCAATTTTAGTTGTTAaatgtattttaaaaatacataaaaattaaatattaatgaaaacatattcttctttttttttttaatttagaatataatttttattttaaaagttaattcgatttaacaaaaatcttataaaaatgtttCCATTGaaatctttttcattatttattacataaaaagaaataaacctttttttttttttaaactaacGAATGCCTAATTCGCTATTTTCCATAATAACAACTATTATTATATAgaaggttaataatatcttATATTAACCAAGAATATGCAATTATTCGTAATAAtccattttataataaataaacttAGTAGagatttttctatatattttttattaattttattgtttAAGATACTTTAAAAGTATTTGGACTACCAATTAACAAGTTAACTTATAGCTCCCACTGTTTCAATTTAATCAGTTTCATTACGTCTTCAATTAGTATTTCCTCAATCAATGGTTCATAATTATATCTACGTGGTTTTCCTTGTACTTCAAtaaaaactttatattttctagGTGTTcctttcattttattttctcaAAGTATTGAATTATATTCTAGCAATTTTCTTAATTCAACTTTATACTTCTGAGATGTTAAGTTATTTCTATCagtaaaattatgaaaaattgaTTGATTatgcatttttatattcttttagtTTTCTTATTTCACTTCcattatatattcatttatttatgatattcagGAGTAATATAATACCCTAATTGATTCATGACAAAGCCGCTAATTAGTATAAGTGGTTcttctatatttaaaatagcAAATCTTGTTTTGGCTTTTCTTTTATCACATATGCGTATTTTAACCTTTTTAGTGATTTGTACTTCTTGTTCTAGAAATATATCATACACTTTAATTGGTGATATATTCAAATCAGCTTCTATACCTAATTCTTTTGCAGAAAAAGCTGATATACCACATATATCTGATCCTGAACCTAATATAACACATACTTTCTTTCCATTTATTTCAACTAATGGCCTAAGAAATTCAAGGTTTTCTGAGTTATTTTTATCACTTTTAACTTTATTTGCATCTAATTGACTTTCTTGAATTTGTTCACCATCTTCTTCATATACCACTAGTTTATCTAGCTCTTCAAGTGTGCatacattattaaaaatatttctttttctaacaatttttttattattttcttttgacTCGTTGTTTTGATATCTTTCTTtagctttatttttttgtttctccAAATGTTCCAATTTTTGATCAAGGTACTTCTGAATTAATCGAAGTTTCTGTGGATTAGTTTCATTCTTAATCATTCTAAAATCAATATAGTATTCTTTATCTTTTGCTACACTTTGAgtctcatttttattatccttTAAAACTTTATTTCGACATACATATGCTAAATGACCTTTCTTATAACAATTATCACATCTTTTCTTTAGATGTTTACAATCTTTCCTAAAATGGCCTTTTTCTCCACAACAATAGCAtttaatatatgttttatcCATAATAATCGCCATATCTTTATAATTACTTAATCTCAAATGATATACACACACTAGTGGTGCACATTCATTCTTTACTGTTAATTCCAGTTGCTTTATATTCTTCATAATATCCTTAAAAGTCTCATTCAATGGCATATCTACAGGTATTTTGTCTCTAATACTACTAGGAATATGCCTTCTAAGCTTTCTCCAAAGGTCTATAGTTGTTAAGTTATTAGGTTCTCTCATACATAAACAAGTTTTTGCATATATCATACAGTCAGTAATAAAAGTGTTAGAAGCCTCAGATACACTTGACTTTTCCTTTGCATTAACTATTTCCACCATTAGTTCATACTTTTCCTCCTTGTTAATAAACAGAAATCTTGCCAATAATATTTGTAACTGTAacatattaattatatcCCCATTAGCTGAAAATTCGGCTATATCCTTTCTGTAACTAGTAGATAACACAAGTTCAAGTATCATGCATGTCTCTTTTCTGGATAGCCCCTGTTTTTTTACTTCATTTTCAAATTCTGTAAACCATTCAAAATAACCTCTTAGTGATTTCTCACTAAATTTTGGTAGCCCTTCAGGTATCTTAACTTTAtcaatttcattttcattcttCACCTTAAATACATAAGATTTGCGGAGCGAAACTATATCCTCAAATATATCCAATCCAAGATTCTTTATTTCTTCCTTCATTAAATTTGCTAATCAAATGGAATTTTGTCTTCGTATATATTGTTACTGTCTCAAATTGGTTTATTAATTACCCGTTACTAAATGACTTTGCTAAAGTATTAGGCAATCAAATCAATGGAGAGTGTAGAGATGTCTCTACTAatgttaattataataaactCACTTTCTATcgataattatataattttcatataatcATCCATATggcataatataaaattaatttattttaaatcttattttattttaatcatGTTTTTCAATAGATTTTATTACAAAATTACAAAACGTTATCACTTATAAGTTTAAATCATTCAcacaaaataaaatcatagtaaaaaaaaaatattttttcccTTCTTCtaaaaaaatcatatttcttttttaaaaaaaattaatgtacaCGTTTTATgacaatttttttactatacatatattttggCAAAACATATCTTTAGATACATATCTTTATATACCTATCTCTATAAAAAGTTTGTTATGTATATCTTCATAAGGACATCTGTATGtacacattttttttcaaagtCTTGCAAGAgctaataacaaaaatacgTAATCTTTTTTACTATATCCAGATTTCAAAAAGGTAAATAAAATCTTTTATTGAACATACATCGAAAAAtgtagtaattttttttaaaaagtaatttttttttaatttgaataataaaaattatttcgaAGAATATTGTgtagctttttttttaaataatttaatgtttaacatcattattttttatgttgaATAGTTAAAAGTTCTTTTCTTAAaactataaaattattactttttctttttattataaaactaCTTCAAGATACTGCAagtacatataaaaataaaagtagaaatttaaaaatattaataaataatttcttttgaGCATTTCTTAATTTAACACATACGAATTATAATATGACAAAAACCCATTTAATATccgatttattaatttatttttcttttactttaATAGAGTACtgaataaacaaattaataaatagtgAGTACAAATACTTAAATTTCTCTAATTGAGCTTTATCACTTTTATCTATGTAAGTGataactttaattttttattagagtttaaataattaaaagttACTCAGCTTACACacgataaaaaaaaaatgaaactaTAATAATCTTTTACATTAACAAAAAGATTAGACacttaatgaaatattttctcCTACAATATTTCATTGTACCAACAGATATTTTATTGCATGTAATAAGTATTTTTgctattttataaaaactaCACTTTTAATGTGACAAAACATTTCATTGTATATTTTACTTCCCACTAAACATATACTTATATGAAatctataatatataattttaaaaatatataatagaaaaaattctCTTTGAGCTATGTAGAAGTTTTTAAAACAGctatttttagaattttaGGTTTTAATTGTTTGAAAAACTTCATTGagtatttaattatttcctGTTCTAAAATTATATAGTCTACGTGATTGAATAGTACTCTCCAAAATGTTCCCATCTATATTTACTATTATATGTACGCCTTTTATGGCAATTAGTACACCGATAACTAGTATAAGCACAACTACATTTACTGAataaaaaggttaataataactTTTATTAATCAATATCATTaactaatatataatttaaattttatgatttatcccaatcatttttaaatatcttaaaatatttaataaaaaattttgttaaataaagttttttttaaataattttctaaaaaattcaataattttttatttattccaTGTACTTTGAAATAATATGATGActcataattaaaaaactatgtaaaataattttgcAGCCTTTATCTTATAATGATTCAAGTAAATtccttaaaaatattttttcttaattttatatatatattacaataAGCCTAATATTCTCTTCTGAATATTTTGTATCATAGAACATAATATTAAAAgttcataaaataaataaagaaaataaaataatattataatgcCTCTCACGTTGAATTTTAACAAATTGTTCTAAGAATTAAAAATCGTCTTAAAAATGGTTTAATTTTAATGTTTATGTTAGATTGCTTtgaagaatatatatttaaattttttattatttctgtcatgttataaaaaatattttaacaatgataaagaaaattttttttttatcaaccaaaataagaaaaagaacaaattacggctttaaataaaatatgaattcTTGTTTTCAAATAATGATTCGGAATAcgcatatataaatattaggttttaaagaatattaatattaactaaaatatataattgataaaattattaaagtgTAAATACtatcatttatttaaatttattcaatTAAGAAgtcctttaaaaaaaatttttttattatatattttatatatatacaaaaatgtttactttaaatatttttcaataaaattatCTTGTTTAATATTGTTCGTTTATTCTTAAATATtcaacatatatttatataatttataaatttttatattctcatttttttaagACAATTTAATGAAACATTCAAAAgatatttatatgaatatttttaaattaaaataaaaattttcaatttttatatttttaaatatacatatatatatatttttatttttaaatatagcatacaaatatttaaatattatgaaatCATTATTACAAATTCTTATAATTGTATTTATACTCTAAcctaaatatataaatgaaatacattaatatacttattttatatatagaaaaaattacaaatttttcatataaattttctgcggtttgaaaatatattttttatatttttaatttacacTACAGAtacaatattattataaaaaaaaaatgcgaattaaaaataaaattaaaattaattattaatttctaagaaattatgttaaaatattaaaaagaaaatgtggaataaaagtataaatagaataaagcttcattattaaaatatatatatgttaaatttataaatttacataaaaatgaattctaattttaattcactaaaaaaaagtttgaaTTTTAaagttaacatttttttttcctatgGTTATAACTTGAGAaacataaaagaaaatttttataacaaaATAACATTCAgtacaaaaaataatgaatacaATAATTCTTTAAACAATAATTctacagaaaaaaataaaaatgaaaaaaataaaattttttttttaaataaaaataagtccGTAAATTCTCAACCAAAAAGAAATTTGAGTGTTTTTGGTTATAATAGAGGGAAATTATTTGTCAgcataaaaaaagattttacGAGTTTTATTGTTAACTCATTAATTATTTTCGTTTTTCTTTATTCAGTTTATACACTAGCACCAAACGAAACAATATCacaaagaagaaaaagaattataagaGAAAGATTAATGAAAGAGTATGAAATATCTGAAAAAGATCTTGAAATGATTGAAGATTTTGatgaaataatagaaaaatgaaatttcaAGGAGAAATTtgatacaaataaaaaataatgttcaaattaatttaaaCATTGCTAAGTCTTTATTACAATTTTAAACATTATGACAagtgataatataaattgtaACAATAGTCAATAGTAGCATCTTGTAATAAAAGTTCAGATTTAATCTTAATAAGAGTTAATGTAATATTACCGCTaaacataataataattataatcatGGAAATGATAATGTTAATTATAATGACATATAAGTTAATTAAAGTAATAATATAAGTAAAAGTATTAAccttaataataaataaatcaaaGAAATTGTAAGACGCATTATTGAAATAAGAgttcttttcctttttttttagtatctTTATAggtaatattaaaaatacttCATATATTATACAGTCCTTTATtaagtaaatattttattcatatattttaacaatttatgaaattcaaaaaaaaattattatttttctttttttttttttttttaatatgctatatatatgttattatattaatatattaatataataaagaatgaacatctaaaaatatattattttatatatatataataatttaattctcATTGAAGTAAAAGTTCATTagtgtttttaattttttaacatttaaaAGATTGAATTTACAATATAATGTGtaactattaaaaaattaaaacaaaaagaatAAGTTAAATATtctaacaaaaattaaataaataaacataatatccacatatattttaatacaattggaattaaaaaaaaaattatattaaaaataatgttaataaaaaaaaaaaaaaaaaaatatagtgcTTAATTTTACTTGGTCGTTTTACTTCCACGAGCTATAGAACCATATGTCTGCTTGGTAgctaagaaaatataaataaaaacaaaaaaaataatataattaaaattaaattaacaataaaataagcataaataaatatttataaaaaattttgaaaatataaaaattacatgTATTAAAAGGTAAATACTTAAACTTTATcatgttttttatttgttgTTTCATAGTTgctaaaaataaacatataaaataaaacagtAATAATGGCCAAAATACAGGTATATctagaaaaggaaaaaatgtGCATAAAATTGATATAAGAACAGCTCTTGTGGAATACAGCCAAAATTTgaattcatttaattttcttaGAAAGGGtctaaattcttttttatcatctaaattattttcatttttaggTTCATTTGTTTGTTTCATGGGTAATAATAAaccattattttcattttcatattGTTCATATATTTCTTCTATATTATGAGGTGTTAAAAATCTTAAAAATAgattcaataaaaatatagataaagCATATGAAACAACATAGAAACCTGTCACATAATACACCCtaagtatatatatgataagtAAAATAAGCAAAAGAAACCATCgtgtttttaaatataatgttGTCTTatctatataataattatgcgtattaattaatttattatatatatttggcAAGTAATTT encodes the following:
- the RER1 gene encoding protein RER1, putative, yielding MEEGENYLPNIYNKLINTHNYYIDKTTLYLKTRWFLLLILLIIYILRVYYVTGFYVVSYALSIFLLNLFLRFLTPHNIEEIYEQYENENNGLLLPMKQTNEPKNENNLDDKKEFRPFLRKLNEFKFWLYSTRAVLISILCTFFPFLDIPVFWPLLLFYFICLFLATMKQQIKNMIKFKYLPFNTSTKQTYGSIARGSKTTK